In the genome of Nitrosopumilus sp., one region contains:
- a CDS encoding aminotransferase class V-fold PLP-dependent enzyme, protein MNLATKDFSDDFPASDKIYLNNASVSLMPTQSIEAMKEFLISYNSIGPDSKESEPFVTEKLQNVRKTIAKIISCQPDEIILTQSTTDGINFVANGLTFDNDSNIIIRGMTHEHHANFYPWIKLKEKITIQNLPIDENGFFRLDDLESLVNENTKLVALSHALYNTGSILPVEEIGKVLENNVPFFIDSAQTIGCIGDVDVSKTKCDFMSFNGSKWLCGPMGTGLFYCNRKSSELLEPKTIGGESAIIYDDSKLAFKELPDKFQTGFRNYVGIVGLASSANYMLDLGMNNIREKNQYLSNLFREELSKIPNIILYGPDDQNLRTSIISFNIKGYDSQEVVDKLEKQNIILAVREIMDQKIVRASPHFFNSESQMLEVISAIKKL, encoded by the coding sequence ATGAATTTAGCAACAAAAGATTTCTCAGATGATTTTCCAGCATCAGATAAAATCTATCTAAACAATGCCTCTGTATCTCTAATGCCTACTCAAAGTATTGAAGCAATGAAAGAATTTCTTATTTCATACAACTCTATTGGTCCTGATTCTAAAGAATCTGAACCCTTTGTTACCGAAAAACTACAAAATGTTAGAAAAACAATAGCAAAAATAATTTCTTGCCAACCTGATGAAATTATTCTCACACAAAGTACAACTGATGGAATAAACTTTGTAGCAAATGGATTAACTTTTGATAATGATTCTAACATAATTATTCGTGGAATGACTCATGAACATCATGCTAATTTTTATCCTTGGATAAAATTAAAAGAGAAAATCACAATACAAAATCTTCCTATTGATGAAAATGGATTTTTTCGATTAGATGATTTAGAATCTCTTGTAAATGAAAATACAAAATTGGTTGCACTAAGTCATGCATTGTATAATACAGGTTCAATTTTACCTGTAGAAGAAATAGGAAAAGTTCTTGAAAATAACGTTCCATTTTTTATTGATAGTGCGCAAACTATTGGTTGTATTGGAGATGTTGATGTATCAAAAACAAAATGTGATTTTATGTCATTTAATGGCTCTAAGTGGCTTTGTGGTCCAATGGGAACGGGATTATTCTATTGTAATAGAAAGTCGAGTGAATTATTAGAACCAAAAACAATTGGTGGTGAATCTGCAATCATTTACGACGACTCAAAACTTGCCTTTAAGGAATTACCAGATAAATTTCAAACAGGCTTTAGAAATTATGTAGGAATTGTCGGATTAGCATCATCTGCAAACTATATGCTTGATCTTGGAATGAATAATATTCGTGAAAAAAATCAATATCTTTCTAATTTATTTAGAGAAGAATTATCAAAAATCCCAAATATTATTTTGTATGGTCCTGATGATCAAAATCTGAGAACCAGTATTATTTCATTTAATATCAAAGGATATGATTCACAAGAAGTTGTGGATAAATTAGAAAAACAAAATATCATTTTAGCTGTAAGAGAAATCATGGATCAAAAAATTGTACGAGCATCTCCACACTTTTTCAATTCTGAATCTCAAATGCTTGAAGTAATTTCTGCAATAAAGAAATTATAG
- a CDS encoding cyclase family protein, producing the protein MKAIDLSLTISESIPSFPGSPTPQFIDWSDIKKDGYNLELLFLSSHTGTHLDAPYHFVKNGLKINQIPLERLIGRGILVKLKKSNNTPITKSDITTFEKNNGKIPNHSSIFFYTEWQKNLKKQNYFTENPGLDKSSAKYLVSKKINLVGIDSPSIDLGKDESFSVHHIFSKNNILIVENLANLNKINSKEFTFTILPLKLKDATGSPVRAVAS; encoded by the coding sequence GTGAAAGCTATAGATTTGTCACTTACAATATCTGAATCTATTCCAAGTTTTCCAGGTTCTCCCACACCACAATTCATTGATTGGTCAGATATCAAAAAAGATGGATATAATCTTGAGTTGTTATTTCTGAGTTCTCATACAGGTACACATCTTGATGCACCATATCATTTTGTAAAAAATGGTTTAAAAATAAACCAAATTCCTCTTGAAAGATTGATTGGAAGAGGTATTTTGGTCAAACTCAAAAAATCAAACAATACTCCTATCACAAAATCTGATATTACAACATTTGAAAAAAATAATGGCAAAATACCAAATCATTCATCGATTTTTTTCTATACTGAATGGCAAAAAAATCTAAAAAAACAAAACTACTTTACTGAAAATCCTGGATTGGATAAATCATCTGCAAAATATCTTGTATCAAAAAAAATTAATCTTGTTGGAATTGATTCTCCAAGTATAGATCTTGGAAAAGATGAATCGTTTAGTGTTCATCACATTTTTTCAAAAAATAATATTCTTATCGTTGAAAATCTAGCAAACTTGAATAAAATAAACTCAAAAGAATTTACTTTTACAATTCTTCCATTAAAACTAAAAGATGCTACAGGTTCGCCTGTTCGTGCAGTAGCATCTTAA
- a CDS encoding dual specificity protein phosphatase 23 — MSKPGNIWRKVHGKITKKPTNFSWLIEEKLAGSGIPTSYDEFDWLLNQGVKSIVTMTEQSLPDDWVQNIGYLHVPTPDLTAPDMDRIDSAVDFIHEQIKNEQAVMVHCAAGMGRAGTILACYFIKYQKYSADDAIKKIRNERPGSIQSEVQELAIGFYEKHVRN, encoded by the coding sequence ATGAGTAAACCTGGGAATATCTGGAGAAAGGTTCATGGAAAAATTACAAAGAAACCAACAAATTTTTCATGGCTAATTGAAGAGAAACTAGCAGGCTCTGGTATACCAACTAGTTATGATGAATTTGATTGGTTACTAAATCAAGGAGTAAAATCAATTGTTACAATGACTGAACAATCGTTACCTGATGATTGGGTACAAAATATTGGATATTTGCATGTACCAACACCTGACTTGACAGCTCCTGATATGGATAGAATAGATTCTGCAGTGGATTTCATACATGAACAAATTAAAAACGAACAAGCTGTAATGGTTCACTGTGCAGCTGGAATGGGTAGAGCAGGAACAATACTTGCATGTTATTTTATCAAATATCAAAAATATTCAGCAGATGATGCAATTAAAAAAATTAGAAATGAAAGACCTGGTTCAATTCAATCTGAAGTACAAGAACTAGCTATTGGATTTTATGAAAAACATGTGAGAAATTAG
- a CDS encoding Lrp/AsnC ligand binding domain-containing protein, translated as MPTAYVLLNSDLGSDESIINEVKQILVEENVKFEVQGVYGVYDIVLKLSSDDAEKLRAIITNKVRKISKVQSTLTMMVIEEQENL; from the coding sequence GTGCCTACAGCATATGTTCTATTGAATTCTGATTTAGGATCAGACGAATCAATAATCAATGAAGTAAAACAAATTCTTGTTGAAGAAAATGTCAAATTTGAGGTTCAAGGAGTGTATGGAGTTTATGACATTGTCTTGAAATTATCATCAGATGATGCTGAAAAACTACGTGCAATAATCACCAACAAAGTTAGAAAAATCAGTAAAGTTCAATCGACACTAACAATGATGGTTATTGAAGAGCAAGAAAATCTATAA
- a CDS encoding 4Fe-4S binding protein, producing the protein MPVGIIPDISEQMCIGCALCVEICTTLGPDVLRVKPVEGWKRGKAFVFYPERCISDGACIGVCPTKAIFWMRPMDFTVGQPVPLYKNSVFVKGWTELID; encoded by the coding sequence ATGCCAGTAGGAATTATTCCAGACATCAGCGAACAAATGTGTATCGGATGTGCACTATGTGTAGAAATCTGTACCACACTTGGACCAGATGTCCTTAGAGTAAAACCAGTTGAAGGCTGGAAGAGAGGTAAAGCATTTGTCTTCTACCCAGAAAGATGTATTTCTGATGGTGCATGCATCGGTGTATGCCCAACAAAAGCAATCTTTTGGATGAGACCAATGGACTTTACTGTTGGACAACCAGTTCCACTCTACAAGAACTCAGTCTTCGTCAAAGGTTGGACTGAATTAATCGATTAG
- a CDS encoding plastocyanin/azurin family copper-binding protein, producing the protein MKFLFYSLIFVFLTSSSFVYADEYIIDIPLGAYNPELNTVAEVWYDPPQIFVTVDDTITWYNDDKEGHTVTSGEGSGRFGWMSDNFGKSNGIFDSGRFMPGDSWSYKFEESGTFSYYCTIHPWMEGIVVVEKEIPDFPHDATGKKLEFPLLQYTPDRRIEVNLTWDPPVIKTHEKVQFVYQFYDPQTNSNLAEMKYNFVIFQNGQEIFRDEGLSQIGGDYRNFVFSESGSVIIRIEGIESPSIFAEESVTVSGNVQSKEQRSVDFTAAVYDNPEKSSHETYHTKPAQRLTTYYELMLIIILIPGVMFLVALFWLKQKPKIKDDTQGAVKI; encoded by the coding sequence ATGAAATTTTTATTTTACTCGTTAATCTTTGTATTTCTAACTTCATCATCCTTTGTTTATGCTGATGAATACATTATTGATATCCCATTAGGAGCATATAATCCTGAACTAAATACTGTAGCAGAAGTTTGGTATGATCCTCCTCAAATTTTTGTAACTGTGGATGATACTATTACGTGGTACAATGATGATAAAGAAGGTCATACAGTAACAAGTGGAGAAGGTTCAGGACGATTTGGTTGGATGAGTGATAATTTTGGAAAATCAAACGGTATTTTTGATAGTGGTAGATTCATGCCAGGAGATTCTTGGTCATACAAATTTGAAGAGTCTGGAACATTTTCTTACTATTGCACCATTCATCCTTGGATGGAAGGAATTGTAGTTGTTGAAAAAGAAATTCCTGATTTCCCTCATGATGCAACAGGGAAAAAATTAGAATTTCCATTATTACAATATACACCAGATAGAAGAATAGAAGTAAATCTAACATGGGATCCGCCCGTAATTAAAACTCATGAAAAAGTACAATTTGTTTATCAATTTTATGATCCACAAACAAATTCTAATTTAGCTGAAATGAAATATAATTTTGTTATATTTCAAAATGGTCAAGAAATATTTCGAGATGAAGGATTAAGTCAAATTGGTGGTGATTATAGAAATTTTGTTTTTAGCGAGTCAGGTTCTGTTATAATAAGAATAGAAGGAATTGAATCTCCTTCAATTTTTGCTGAGGAGAGCGTAACTGTTTCTGGAAATGTACAAAGTAAAGAACAACGTTCTGTAGATTTTACAGCTGCAGTATATGACAATCCAGAAAAATCATCTCATGAAACCTATCATACAAAACCAGCTCAAAGATTAACGACATATTACGAATTAATGCTTATAATTATTCTAATTCCTGGTGTTATGTTCCTTGTAGCTTTATTTTGGTTAAAACAAAAACCAAAAATTAAAGATGATACGCAAGGCGCTGTTAAAATCTAA